A window from Vulpes lagopus strain Blue_001 unplaced genomic scaffold, ASM1834538v1 ctg388, whole genome shotgun sequence encodes these proteins:
- the LOC121483878 gene encoding ubiquitin carboxyl-terminal hydrolase isozyme L5-like, with amino-acid sequence HQDVPLFKWQPGEEPAGSVVQDSRLDTIFFAKQVINNACATQAIVSVLLNCTHQDVHLGETLSEFKEFSQSFDAAMKGLALSNSDVIRQVHNSFARQQMFEFDAKTSAKEEDAFHFVSYVPVNGRLYELDGLREGPIDLGACNQDDWISAVRPVIEKRIQKYSEGEIRFNLMAIVSDRKMIYEQKIAELQRQLAEEPMDTDQGNNMLSAIQSEVAKNQMLIEEEVQKLKRYKIENIRRKHNYLPFIMELLKTLAEHQQLIPLVEKAKEKQNAKKAQETK; translated from the coding sequence gcatcaggatgtgccACTTTTCAAGTGGCAGCCAGGAGAAGAACCAGCAGGCTCTGTAGTTCAGGACTCCAGACTTGACACAATATTTTTTGCCAAGCAGGTAATTAACAATGCTTGTGCTACCCAAGCCATAGTAAGTGTGTTATTAAACTGTACCCATCAAGATGTCCATTTGGGAGAGACATTAtcagaatttaaagaattttcacAAAGTTTTGATGCAGCTATGAAAGGTTTGGCACTAAGCAATTCAGATGTGATTCGACAAGTACACAACAGTTTTGCCAGACAGCAGATGTTTGAATTTGATGCAAAGACATCAGCAAAAGAAGAAgatgcttttcattttgtcaGTTATGTTCCTGTAAATGGAAGATTGTATGAATTAGATGGATTAAGAGAAGGACCAATTGATTTAGGTGCATGCAATCAAGATGACTGGATCAGCGCAGTAAGGCCAGTCATAgaaaaaaggatacaaaagtacagTGAAGGTGAAATTCGGTTTAACTTGATGGCCATTGTATCTGACAGAAAAATGATATATGAACAGAAGATAGCCGAGTTACAAAGACAACTTGCTGAGGAACCCATGGATACAGACCAGGGCAATAATATGCTAAGTGCTATTCAGTCAGAGGTTGCCAAAAATCAGATGCTTATTGAAGAAGAAGTACAGAAACTAAAAAGATATAAGATTGAAAATATCAGAAGGAAGCATAATTACCTGCCTTTCATTATGGAATTATTAAAGACTTTAGCAGAACACCAGCAGTTAATACCACTagtagaaaaggcaaaagaaaaacagaacgcAAAGAAAGCACAGGAAACCAAATGA